Proteins found in one Methanospirillum hungatei JF-1 genomic segment:
- a CDS encoding dolichyl-phosphate beta-glucosyltransferase: MTISNPVTVVIPVYNDVHALKEAVPRVLQTLSCIATEFELIIAEDASTDGSAELAAKFARESPQVIHLHRDERLGRGSALSRAASIARGDIFCYFDVDMATDISHLEELLGRITEGYDLATGSRLLPESRIIRSCSREIKSRGYNFLVRLILKSTLSDHQCGFKAFRTEVLRDLLQETCDTHWFWDTEILVRAQHKGLRIAEIPVIWTEGQGTTVRSGDIWKMGRAILRLWWQLHVS, from the coding sequence GTGACAATATCAAATCCGGTAACAGTTGTCATTCCGGTGTACAACGATGTTCATGCCCTAAAAGAGGCGGTACCACGAGTTCTGCAGACGCTATCCTGCATTGCTACAGAGTTTGAACTCATCATAGCCGAGGATGCCAGCACCGATGGATCTGCTGAATTAGCAGCAAAGTTTGCCCGGGAGAGCCCACAGGTCATCCACCTTCACCGGGATGAGCGGCTGGGGAGGGGATCGGCCCTGTCTCGTGCTGCCTCAATAGCCCGTGGAGATATCTTCTGTTATTTTGATGTTGATATGGCAACCGACATCTCCCATCTTGAAGAACTCCTTGGCCGAATTACTGAAGGGTATGATCTGGCAACCGGTTCACGGCTTCTTCCGGAGAGCAGAATCATCAGAAGTTGCAGCCGTGAGATTAAAAGCAGGGGATATAACTTCCTGGTCCGGCTTATTCTGAAAAGCACCCTCTCTGATCATCAGTGCGGATTTAAGGCATTCAGAACCGAAGTGCTCAGGGACCTTCTGCAGGAGACGTGTGATACCCACTGGTTCTGGGATACCGAGATCCTTGTACGTGCCCAGCATAAAGGGCTTCGTATCGCAGAGATCCCGGTAATCTGGACAGAGGGACAGGGGACGACAGTCAGATCAGGTGATATCTGGAAGATGGGACGAGCAATTCTCCGACTCTGGTGGCAGCTCCATGTATCGTAA
- a CDS encoding tubulin/FtsZ family protein: MKVFFIGFGQAGGKIVDRFIEFDNRTNGSSFRAIAVNTARTDLMGLQHLNFEDRVLIGQTSVKGHGVGTDNDTGAQITFDEIDIIMNAIDRKGIGDTEAFIIVSGLGGGTGSGGSPVLARHLKKIYKEPVYVLGILPAPEEGRLYSYNAARSLATLVKEADNVILFDNSAWKNEGESIKGAFDRLNDEIVRRFGLLFRAGEIGQLGIGEMVVDSSEIINTLRGGGISSVGYAISEVINSAPVEKDRSFFDRIIGRKQIEERRPEDKLLGEDKTSRILSLVRRAMLGRLTLPCEYTTTSRALVLVAGPPDDLDRKGIEKAKSWVEENIAGVEVRGGDYPAQSRYVAAVVLLASIADAPRVTNLLEIAKETKATSERIDEENVLKLDESIEPLFE, translated from the coding sequence ATGAAAGTGTTTTTTATAGGATTTGGTCAGGCTGGTGGCAAAATTGTTGACCGGTTCATTGAGTTTGACAATAGAACCAATGGCAGCAGTTTTCGTGCTATTGCGGTAAATACAGCCAGAACTGATCTGATGGGATTACAACACCTCAATTTTGAGGATCGTGTCCTGATCGGTCAGACGAGCGTCAAAGGTCATGGCGTGGGGACCGATAATGATACCGGTGCCCAGATTACTTTTGACGAGATTGATATCATCATGAATGCTATTGACCGCAAAGGTATTGGCGATACTGAAGCATTCATCATCGTATCAGGACTTGGTGGCGGAACAGGTTCAGGCGGTTCGCCTGTGCTTGCACGGCATCTGAAAAAGATTTATAAAGAGCCGGTCTATGTTCTGGGGATTCTCCCCGCTCCGGAAGAAGGACGGTTATATTCCTATAATGCTGCACGAAGTCTTGCAACTCTGGTAAAAGAAGCAGATAATGTTATTCTTTTTGACAACAGCGCCTGGAAAAATGAAGGCGAGAGTATCAAGGGCGCATTTGACCGGTTGAATGATGAGATAGTCCGCAGGTTTGGGTTATTGTTCCGTGCAGGTGAGATAGGTCAGCTGGGTATCGGTGAGATGGTCGTCGATTCCAGCGAGATTATCAATACCCTTCGGGGTGGAGGTATCAGTTCTGTCGGATATGCCATCAGTGAAGTTATCAATTCTGCTCCGGTTGAAAAGGACCGGAGTTTCTTTGATCGGATCATCGGAAGAAAACAGATAGAAGAACGACGTCCTGAGGATAAACTGCTTGGTGAGGATAAGACCTCACGGATTTTGTCTCTGGTCAGACGGGCGATGCTTGGGCGGCTTACGTTGCCCTGTGAATATACCACCACAAGTCGTGCTCTTGTTCTGGTTGCCGGACCGCCTGATGATCTTGACCGGAAAGGGATTGAAAAAGCCAAAAGCTGGGTTGAGGAGAATATCGCCGGTGTGGAGGTGCGAGGCGGAGATTATCCGGCCCAGAGCAGGTATGTTGCAGCTGTCGTTCTTTTAGCATCCATTGCAGATGCTCCACGTGTCACGAATCTGCTCGAGATTGCAAAGGAGACGAAAGCCACGTCAGAAAGAATTGATGAAGAGAATGTTTTGAAACTGGATGAGAGTATTGAACCACTCTTTGAGTGA
- a CDS encoding lysylphosphatidylglycerol synthase transmembrane domain-containing protein, whose amino-acid sequence MYRKLCAIIFSVLLAVGILAVMVIRVWNDLADALAYVRPLYLIPACLICLCAWFVRGGRYQSILSRMHVSISLIFSTACIYISQTVNLIVPARLGDLIRVVLLKHDYDATISQGLSSIIVERVFDIISVAVLGLCAVVFVLNAPSWVLMLLVLPLVLGGIFFLVLILTGKVQTDNKYIGYVLTMMNEMRNASLTPRSACVLAVTSLGIWILDTAICSLVALMFGQDIPFSIVLLAVVAGNLVKAVPLTPGGVGTYEFALAVIFELAGTSPAVSTLIAVIDHLIKNGITLIGGAISIMYLGDWVIPELSESIKKRLKDES is encoded by the coding sequence ATGTATCGTAAACTCTGTGCTATCATCTTCTCTGTTCTTCTGGCAGTAGGAATCCTGGCCGTCATGGTCATCAGAGTCTGGAATGACCTGGCCGATGCACTTGCTTATGTAAGACCGCTCTATCTTATCCCGGCATGTCTTATCTGCCTGTGTGCCTGGTTTGTCAGGGGAGGGCGGTACCAGTCCATCCTCTCGCGGATGCATGTATCCATTTCACTCATCTTTTCAACGGCCTGTATCTACATATCACAAACGGTAAACCTTATCGTCCCAGCCCGGCTTGGAGACCTGATCCGGGTGGTCCTGCTCAAGCATGATTATGATGCAACCATCTCCCAGGGTCTCTCCTCCATCATCGTGGAGCGGGTTTTTGATATCATATCGGTAGCAGTCCTGGGCCTTTGCGCAGTGGTCTTTGTGCTGAACGCCCCGTCCTGGGTTCTCATGCTGCTCGTTCTTCCGCTCGTGCTTGGGGGAATCTTCTTTCTGGTTCTCATCCTCACGGGCAAAGTTCAGACTGACAATAAATACATCGGGTATGTTCTGACGATGATGAATGAGATGCGGAATGCATCCCTGACTCCCCGATCCGCATGTGTTCTCGCAGTTACATCACTTGGTATCTGGATACTTGATACTGCCATCTGTTCCCTTGTTGCCCTTATGTTCGGGCAGGATATCCCTTTTTCAATCGTCCTGCTTGCAGTAGTTGCAGGAAACCTTGTAAAAGCAGTCCCCCTCACACCCGGCGGAGTCGGGACCTATGAATTTGCCCTTGCCGTCATCTTTGAACTGGCAGGGACAAGTCCGGCAGTATCCACCCTTATCGCAGTCATCGACCACCTGATTAAGAATGGTATCACCCTTATCGGAGGGGCGATCTCTATCATGTACTTAGGAGACTGGGTAATCCCCGAACTCTCTGAAAGTATTAAGAAAAGACTGAAGGATGAATCATAA
- a CDS encoding NAD(P)/FAD-dependent oxidoreductase, whose amino-acid sequence MRIAIIGGGISGLVSAYRLSKDHKITIYEKSAEIGGLLSSYHRKAYSIERYYHHFFSGDRAFLHLLDELNLSDTILWLKGSTGTYQNGTIYPLTTPLEILLYPHLSIFEKFRLALFTKKVKHFDLSHLDTISAEKFLTEQLGEKIYRSFFRPLLNSKFGQNAEKISAAWLVSRVAIRSDRSLGGERLGYLERGFSSFIESLSNTITGYGGEIRINTPVTSIQKAGGEWYINDEPFDAVIATIAPGLLKKTGLDIPDIPYQGAACLTMGLVRPVTQGIYWINLYDDAPYGAVIGHTCFAPRAWYGEDIVYLASYYTGTPPTDLKERMIEDFQRKFSVRSDEILWAEMTRDPYAGPLYLAGYKEQMNMISVPGLVLAGMFSEENYPERSIEGSVRAGLRAAEEIVRMEKNPEVT is encoded by the coding sequence ATGCGGATAGCAATAATAGGAGGAGGCATATCCGGACTTGTTTCGGCATACAGGCTTTCTAAAGACCATAAAATTACAATTTACGAAAAGTCAGCAGAGATAGGGGGGCTGCTCTCATCATACCACCGGAAGGCATATTCCATTGAGCGGTACTATCACCATTTCTTCTCAGGAGATCGGGCATTTTTACACCTTTTAGATGAATTGAACCTATCTGATACGATACTCTGGCTCAAAGGGTCAACCGGTACATACCAAAACGGGACCATCTATCCCCTCACCACCCCCCTCGAAATACTGCTCTATCCTCACCTTAGCATATTTGAAAAATTCAGGCTCGCATTATTCACCAAAAAAGTCAAACACTTTGATCTGTCACACCTTGACACCATAAGCGCAGAGAAATTCCTTACAGAGCAGCTTGGAGAGAAAATTTACCGCTCATTCTTCAGGCCACTCCTGAATTCAAAATTTGGTCAGAATGCAGAGAAAATCTCTGCCGCATGGCTTGTCAGCCGGGTGGCCATCCGTTCGGACAGAAGTCTTGGGGGAGAGCGGCTCGGATATCTTGAGCGGGGGTTTTCATCCTTCATCGAAAGTCTTTCAAATACGATAACCGGATATGGAGGAGAGATAAGAATAAACACACCGGTTACCAGCATACAAAAAGCCGGGGGGGAATGGTATATAAATGATGAACCATTCGATGCCGTCATTGCAACCATCGCACCCGGTCTTCTGAAAAAAACCGGTCTTGATATTCCGGATATCCCCTACCAGGGAGCGGCCTGTCTGACCATGGGGCTTGTCCGTCCTGTCACTCAGGGTATTTACTGGATTAATCTGTATGATGATGCCCCCTATGGAGCTGTCATCGGACATACCTGTTTTGCCCCAAGAGCATGGTATGGTGAGGATATCGTCTATCTTGCATCATATTACACCGGCACGCCGCCCACCGACCTGAAGGAACGGATGATAGAAGATTTCCAGAGAAAATTTTCAGTCAGGAGTGATGAGATACTATGGGCAGAAATGACTAGAGACCCCTATGCCGGGCCGCTGTATCTTGCCGGGTATAAAGAGCAGATGAACATGATATCAGTTCCCGGACTTGTTCTTGCCGGTATGTTTTCTGAAGAGAACTATCCGGAGCGGAGTATTGAGGGATCGGTTCGTGCCGGACTCAGGGCTGCAGAAGAGATCGTCAGGATGGAAAAGAATCCGGAAGTGACCTGA